The following coding sequences are from one Molothrus aeneus isolate 106 chromosome Z, BPBGC_Maene_1.0, whole genome shotgun sequence window:
- the STARD4 gene encoding stAR-related lipid transfer protein 4 isoform X2 — protein sequence MRYTTAGQLWNIIAPREFVDFSYTTSYEDGLLTCGISLDYGDVTPNFVRGFNHPCGWFCVPLKDSPGHSLLTGYIQTELRGMLPQSAVDTAMSSTLANFYSDLKKALKA from the exons ATGCGCTATACAACTGCTGGCCAGCTCTGGAACATCATAGCACCAAGGGAGTTTGTTGATTTCTCTTACACTACAAGCTATGAAGATGGGCTTCTAACATGTG GTATAAGCCTGGACTATGGAGACGTGACACCAAACTTTGTCCGTGGATTCAATCACCCTTGCGGTTGGTTTTGTGTCCCTCTCAAGGACTCTCCTGGCCACAGTCTTTTGACAGGCTATATCCAGACTGAACTGCGAGGGATGCTGCCACAGTCTGCAGTAGACACTGCCATGTCTAGCACCCTGGCCAATTTCTACTCTGACCTCAAAAAGGCACTCAAAGCGTAG
- the STARD4 gene encoding stAR-related lipid transfer protein 4 isoform X1, protein MDPLSNPAPLASKLRHTLVRYHSIGDSEWRVAKKTKDATVWRKPSEEFSGYLYKAQGVVEDVTNRIVDHIRPGPYRLDWDSLMTSMDILETFEENCCVMRYTTAGQLWNIIAPREFVDFSYTTSYEDGLLTCGISLDYGDVTPNFVRGFNHPCGWFCVPLKDSPGHSLLTGYIQTELRGMLPQSAVDTAMSSTLANFYSDLKKALKA, encoded by the exons ATGGATCCCCTGTCCAATCCCGCGCCCCTGGCCTCGAAGCTGCGGCACACGCTGGTTCGGTACCACAGCATCGGAGACAGCGAGTGGCGGGTGGCGAAGAAAACC aaagatGCAACCGTGTGGCGTAAGCCATCAGAGGAATTCAGTGGATATCT CTACAAAGCTCAAGGAGTGGTGGAAGATGTTACTAACAGAATAGTGGATCATATTCGCCCTGGACCTTACAGGCTAGACTGGGACAGCCTAATGACTTCAATGGACATCCTGGAAACATTTGAAGAG AACTGCTGTGTGATGCGCTATACAACTGCTGGCCAGCTCTGGAACATCATAGCACCAAGGGAGTTTGTTGATTTCTCTTACACTACAAGCTATGAAGATGGGCTTCTAACATGTG GTATAAGCCTGGACTATGGAGACGTGACACCAAACTTTGTCCGTGGATTCAATCACCCTTGCGGTTGGTTTTGTGTCCCTCTCAAGGACTCTCCTGGCCACAGTCTTTTGACAGGCTATATCCAGACTGAACTGCGAGGGATGCTGCCACAGTCTGCAGTAGACACTGCCATGTCTAGCACCCTGGCCAATTTCTACTCTGACCTCAAAAAGGCACTCAAAGCGTAG